The following are encoded together in the Salmonella enterica subsp. enterica serovar Choleraesuis genome:
- the wecE gene encoding dTDP-4-amino-4,6-dideoxygalactose transaminase, which translates to MIPFNAPPVVGTELDYIQAAMGSGKLCGDGGFTRRCQQWMEQHFGSHRVLLTPSCTASLEMAALLLDIKPGDEVIVPSYTFVSTANAFVLRGARIVFVDIRPDTMNIDETLIEAAITDKTRVIVPVHYAGVACEMDAIMALAAKYQLYVVEDAAQGVMSTYKGRPLGSIGHIGCFSFHETKNYTSGGEGGATLINDPALIERAEIIREKGTNRSQFFRGQVDKYTWRDIGSSYLMADLQAAYLWAQLEAAETINQQRLALWDTYYEALKPLADAGRIELPQVPENCRHNAHMFYLKLRDEADRSAFIAWLKEAEIMAVFHYIPLHSSPAGQSFGEFRGEDRFTTVESERLVRLPLFYNMTPITQRTVIASLLSFFS; encoded by the coding sequence ATGATTCCATTTAACGCCCCTCCGGTTGTCGGAACCGAGCTGGATTATATACAGGCCGCTATGGGCAGCGGGAAGTTGTGCGGCGATGGTGGTTTTACCCGCCGCTGCCAGCAGTGGATGGAGCAACATTTTGGTAGCCATCGGGTGCTGCTGACGCCTTCGTGCACCGCATCGCTCGAAATGGCCGCTCTATTGCTGGATATTAAGCCTGGCGACGAAGTTATCGTCCCTAGTTATACCTTCGTTTCGACGGCTAACGCCTTCGTCCTGCGCGGCGCGCGTATTGTATTTGTCGATATTCGTCCGGATACCATGAATATCGATGAAACCCTGATCGAAGCCGCGATCACGGATAAAACCCGCGTTATTGTGCCAGTGCACTATGCGGGTGTCGCTTGTGAGATGGATGCCATTATGGCACTGGCGGCTAAATATCAGCTGTATGTGGTCGAAGATGCCGCGCAGGGTGTGATGTCCACCTATAAAGGGCGTCCGCTGGGTAGTATTGGTCATATCGGCTGCTTTAGTTTCCATGAGACTAAAAACTACACCTCTGGCGGGGAGGGCGGTGCCACGCTGATTAATGACCCGGCTCTGATTGAGCGGGCAGAAATCATTCGTGAGAAAGGCACCAACCGCAGCCAGTTCTTCCGCGGCCAGGTGGATAAGTACACCTGGCGTGATATTGGCTCCAGCTATCTGATGGCTGACCTCCAGGCCGCATATCTTTGGGCGCAGCTGGAAGCCGCCGAGACTATCAACCAGCAGCGTCTGGCGCTGTGGGATACATATTATGAGGCGCTGAAGCCGCTGGCTGACGCCGGGCGTATCGAGCTGCCTCAGGTGCCAGAAAACTGCCGGCACAACGCGCATATGTTTTATCTCAAATTGCGTGATGAAGCCGATCGCAGCGCGTTTATTGCCTGGCTGAAAGAGGCCGAAATTATGGCTGTCTTCCACTATATTCCGCTGCACAGTAGCCCGGCGGGTCAGTCTTTTGGCGAGTTCCGGGGCGAAGACCGTTTCACTACCGTCGAAAGCGAGCGCCTGGTGCGATTGCCGCTGTTTTACAACATGACGCCGATTACTCAGCGCACGGTTATTGCCTCACTGCTGAGTTTCTTCTCCTGA
- the wzxE gene encoding lipid III flippase gives MSLAKASLWTASSTLVKIGVGLLVVKLLAVAYGPEGIGQAGNFRQLVTVLGVLAGAGIFNGITKYVAQYQDNPNELRQVVGTASSMVLISSCLLAVIFLFAAGPISHALFGHDRYQNVVRGVALVQMGIAWANFALAIIKGYRDAAGNALALIAGSLIGVIAYVACWKLGGYSGALLGLALVPALVMIPATWMLVRREHLPLSYLRPSWNRLFATTLGKFTVMAVITSITLPIAYVMMRNLLAQHYGWEAVGVWQGVSSISDAYLQFITASFSVYLLPTLSRLTAKGDVAREIGKSLRFVLPAVAAVSFMVWLLRDFAIWLLFSSQFTAMRDLFAWQLPGDVLKVGAYVFGYLVIARASLRFYVLTEVTQFALLTGFSHWLIPAHGAVGASQAYLATYCVYFALCCCVFLIWRTRK, from the coding sequence ATGTCCCTTGCCAAAGCATCACTATGGACGGCCAGCTCCACGCTGGTAAAAATTGGCGTTGGGCTGCTGGTAGTCAAGCTGCTGGCCGTGGCTTATGGCCCGGAAGGTATTGGTCAGGCCGGTAACTTTCGCCAGCTGGTTACGGTACTGGGAGTGCTGGCGGGGGCCGGTATTTTTAACGGTATAACTAAATATGTCGCCCAGTATCAGGACAATCCAAACGAACTAAGACAGGTTGTGGGAACCGCATCATCTATGGTGCTTATCTCTTCCTGCCTGCTGGCGGTGATATTTTTATTTGCCGCCGGGCCGATAAGCCATGCACTATTTGGCCACGATCGGTACCAGAACGTGGTACGTGGAGTAGCCTTAGTTCAGATGGGAATCGCCTGGGCTAATTTCGCGCTGGCGATTATTAAAGGCTATCGGGATGCGGCGGGAAATGCGCTAGCGTTAATTGCCGGCAGTCTTATTGGCGTGATCGCTTATGTAGCCTGCTGGAAGCTGGGGGGCTACAGCGGTGCGCTGCTGGGTCTGGCGCTGGTTCCGGCGCTAGTGATGATCCCGGCAACCTGGATGCTGGTGCGACGGGAACATTTACCGCTTTCCTATCTTCGACCCAGCTGGAACCGGCTTTTTGCCACAACGCTTGGTAAATTTACCGTCATGGCGGTCATTACCTCCATCACGCTACCGATTGCCTACGTTATGATGCGTAACCTGCTGGCTCAACACTATGGCTGGGAAGCGGTAGGGGTGTGGCAAGGGGTGAGTAGTATCTCGGATGCTTATCTGCAATTTATCACCGCCTCCTTCAGCGTTTATCTGTTGCCGACATTATCGCGTCTGACCGCCAAAGGTGATGTTGCCCGAGAAATCGGTAAATCCCTTCGCTTTGTATTACCGGCAGTGGCCGCGGTGAGCTTTATGGTCTGGCTGCTGCGCGACTTCGCCATTTGGCTGTTATTTTCCAGTCAATTTACGGCTATGCGCGATCTGTTCGCCTGGCAGTTGCCGGGGGACGTGCTGAAAGTTGGCGCATATGTTTTCGGTTATCTGGTGATTGCCCGCGCTTCGCTGCGCTTTTATGTGCTGACTGAAGTGACGCAGTTTGCACTGCTAACCGGCTTCTCTCACTGGCTTATTCCGGCACATGGTGCGGTAGGTGCATCTCAAGCCTATCTGGCGACGTATTGCGTCTACTTTGCCTTGTGCTGCTGCGTATTTTTAATCTGGCGAACGCGTAAATGA
- the wecF gene encoding TDP-N-acetylfucosamine:lipid II N-acetylfucosaminyltransferase, with the protein MTTLIHVLGSDIPHHNHTVLSYFDQHLAPSHSQAREFMVACREPDTLPDTPQLNVNCWPDKKSLAQAVIARAKSNRQLRFFFHGQFNATLWLALLCGGLKRNQACWHIWGADLYENSTSFKFQLFYRLRRIAQGRLARVFGTRGDLKVYQQRHAKVPVQLLYFPTRMAPVAAGEHARIERETESKLTILIGNSGDRSNEHIHALRQVAQQFSGQAQVVVPMGYPENNQAYIEEVERAASELFAPEDCQVLRERMAFDDYQKLINRCSLGYFLFERQQGIGTLCLLIQAGVPCVLSRRNPFWQDMVEQQLPVLFDDDVLDVPVVQEARRQLSLVDLSQVAFFNPNYQAGWLDAITTASGVSA; encoded by the coding sequence ATGACGACCTTAATTCACGTGCTGGGATCGGATATCCCGCACCATAACCATACGGTGCTTAGCTATTTTGACCAGCATCTGGCGCCTTCACATAGCCAGGCGCGTGAGTTTATGGTGGCCTGCCGTGAGCCCGATACTTTGCCTGATACGCCTCAGCTTAATGTTAACTGCTGGCCGGATAAAAAAAGTCTGGCGCAGGCGGTGATTGCGCGGGCGAAGTCCAATCGGCAGCTGCGTTTTTTCTTCCACGGGCAGTTTAATGCGACCCTTTGGCTGGCATTACTTTGCGGTGGATTGAAGCGAAACCAGGCGTGCTGGCATATCTGGGGGGCCGATCTGTATGAGAACTCCACCAGCTTTAAGTTTCAACTATTCTACCGGCTGCGACGCATTGCCCAGGGGCGGCTGGCGCGAGTGTTTGGTACCCGTGGCGATCTCAAGGTATACCAGCAACGCCATGCAAAGGTGCCAGTGCAGCTGCTCTATTTTCCGACCCGCATGGCGCCGGTTGCTGCCGGTGAGCACGCACGCATCGAGCGTGAAACAGAATCGAAGCTGACCATTCTTATCGGTAACTCCGGCGATCGCAGCAATGAGCACATTCATGCGCTACGCCAGGTGGCACAGCAGTTTTCAGGACAGGCTCAGGTCGTGGTGCCAATGGGCTACCCGGAAAATAATCAGGCTTATATTGAAGAAGTTGAACGGGCGGCCAGTGAGCTATTTGCGCCGGAAGATTGCCAGGTATTGCGCGAGCGGATGGCGTTTGACGATTATCAGAAGCTTATCAATCGTTGCTCTCTGGGCTATTTCTTGTTTGAGCGCCAGCAGGGAATCGGTACCCTGTGCCTGCTGATTCAGGCGGGTGTGCCCTGCGTCCTCAGCCGCCGGAATCCATTCTGGCAGGATATGGTTGAGCAGCAGTTGCCAGTGCTGTTTGATGATGACGTGCTGGATGTGCCGGTAGTGCAGGAAGCACGGCGTCAGCTTAGCCTGGTGGACCTGTCGCAGGTTGCGTTTTTCAATCCTAATTATCAGGCAGGCTGGCTGGATGCTATCACCACGGCCTCAGGGGTAAGTGCATGA
- the wzyE gene encoding putative ECA polymerase, with product MTEWQFTGLLVVWLCSVFFIGILTLREFRRVRFNFNVFFSLLFLLTFYFGFPLTMTLVFKFNVGVAPPGVLLQALLAATCFYAVYYVAYKTRLRKADSVNNAPDRITFNRVETLLTCALLMLVALVSVGIFFMHNGFLLFKLHSYSQIFSSEVSGVALKRFFYFFIPAMLIIYFLNQSLRAWLVFLVCTVAFGLLTYVIVGGTRANIIIAFAIFLFIGIIRGWITLWMLAAAGVAGVVGMFWLALKRYGLDVSGDEAFYTFLYLTRDTFSPWENLALLLQNYDKIEFQGLAPIVRDFYVFIPGWLWPGRPSIVLNTANYFTWEVLNNHSGLAISPTLLGSLFVMGGSLFILPGAIVVGLIIKWFDWLYSRAQSSNNRYKAAIISSFCFGAIFNMIVLAREGLDAFASRVVFFLVIFGACALLAKLLFWMFDRAGLIRPLNTQLPAAKATISVRQGNA from the coding sequence ATGACGGAGTGGCAATTTACGGGGCTGTTGGTGGTCTGGTTATGTTCGGTATTTTTTATCGGCATCCTGACGCTGCGTGAATTTCGGCGGGTAAGATTCAACTTCAACGTTTTCTTCTCACTATTATTCCTGCTGACGTTTTACTTTGGCTTCCCGCTCACCATGACGTTGGTGTTTAAATTTAATGTTGGCGTTGCGCCCCCTGGCGTGCTGCTTCAGGCGCTGCTGGCCGCAACCTGCTTTTACGCCGTCTATTATGTGGCCTACAAAACCCGGCTGCGTAAGGCGGATTCGGTGAACAACGCACCTGACCGGATTACCTTTAACCGGGTAGAAACGCTATTGACCTGCGCATTGCTGATGCTGGTGGCGCTGGTGAGCGTTGGCATCTTCTTTATGCATAACGGCTTTTTGCTGTTTAAGCTGCATTCTTACAGCCAGATATTCTCCAGCGAAGTGTCGGGCGTGGCGCTCAAGCGCTTCTTCTATTTCTTTATTCCGGCGATGCTCATCATTTACTTCCTAAACCAAAGCCTGCGGGCGTGGCTGGTATTTTTGGTGTGCACGGTGGCCTTTGGTTTGCTGACTTACGTTATCGTCGGCGGTACCCGCGCTAATATTATTATTGCCTTCGCTATCTTCCTGTTTATTGGCATTATCCGCGGCTGGATTACACTCTGGATGCTGGCTGCCGCAGGAGTCGCCGGGGTGGTGGGGATGTTCTGGCTGGCTCTGAAACGCTATGGGCTGGATGTTAGCGGCGATGAAGCTTTCTATACTTTCTTGTATCTGACACGCGACACCTTCTCGCCTTGGGAGAACCTGGCGCTGCTGCTGCAAAACTACGACAAAATTGAGTTCCAGGGGCTGGCGCCTATTGTGCGCGACTTTTATGTCTTTATTCCAGGCTGGCTGTGGCCGGGACGACCATCAATCGTGCTCAATACTGCTAACTACTTTACCTGGGAAGTACTCAATAACCACTCTGGGCTGGCGATATCGCCGACGCTACTGGGCTCGCTGTTCGTGATGGGGGGTAGCCTGTTTATTCTTCCCGGTGCAATTGTGGTAGGTCTGATAATTAAATGGTTCGACTGGCTGTATAGCCGGGCGCAAAGCTCCAATAATCGCTATAAGGCCGCTATTATCTCCAGCTTTTGCTTCGGGGCTATCTTTAACATGATAGTGCTGGCGCGCGAAGGGCTGGACGCCTTTGCATCACGGGTGGTTTTCTTCCTCGTTATTTTCGGCGCCTGCGCGCTGCTGGCTAAATTGTTGTTCTGGATGTTTGATCGAGCGGGGCTGATTCGCCCGCTGAATACCCAGTTACCCGCGGCAAAAGCAACAATTTCGGTAAGACAGGGAAACGCATGA
- the wecG gene encoding UDP-N-acetyl-D-mannosaminuronic acid transferase — translation MTQTNTVPVYTLRGISLLGWRDMAHAVDYLTGQDGVREGTLIAINAEKMLTLEDNPQVRELINAAEFKYADGISVVRSVRKKYPEAQISRVPGADLWEALMERAGQQNIPVFLIGGKPEVLAQTEAKVRERWQVNVVGSQDGYFSNEERGALFQRVRDSGAKIVTVAMGSPRQELLMRDCRQVYPHALYMGVGGTYDVFTGHVKRAPKVWQNMGLEWLYRLLSQPSRITRQLRLLRYLGWHYSGKL, via the coding sequence ATGACTCAGACTAACACCGTGCCGGTTTATACCTTGCGCGGTATTTCACTACTCGGCTGGCGCGATATGGCGCACGCGGTTGATTATCTCACCGGGCAGGATGGGGTGCGTGAAGGCACGCTCATCGCCATTAACGCTGAAAAAATGCTGACGCTGGAGGATAACCCTCAAGTGCGTGAGCTGATTAATGCCGCTGAGTTCAAGTATGCCGACGGCATCAGCGTGGTGCGCTCGGTACGAAAGAAATACCCTGAGGCGCAAATTTCCCGAGTACCCGGTGCCGATCTGTGGGAAGCGCTGATGGAGCGTGCCGGACAGCAAAATATTCCGGTGTTTCTTATTGGCGGCAAGCCCGAAGTGCTGGCGCAAACCGAGGCCAAAGTGCGAGAGCGCTGGCAGGTAAATGTGGTGGGTAGCCAGGACGGATACTTTTCTAATGAAGAGCGCGGGGCGTTGTTCCAGCGAGTACGCGATAGCGGAGCGAAGATTGTCACCGTCGCTATGGGTTCGCCGCGTCAGGAGCTGCTGATGCGTGATTGCCGTCAGGTATATCCTCATGCGCTCTATATGGGTGTAGGCGGTACTTACGATGTGTTTACCGGCCATGTAAAGCGTGCGCCTAAGGTGTGGCAGAACATGGGGCTGGAATGGCTATATCGCTTGCTGTCACAGCCGAGCCGAATCACCCGTCAGCTTCGGCTTTTACGCTACCTGGGCTGGCATTACAGCGGTAAGTTATAA